Proteins found in one Solitalea lacus genomic segment:
- the purQ gene encoding phosphoribosylformylglycinamidine synthase subunit PurQ: MKFGVVVFPGSNCDQDAINLLGNVLGQEVVTLWHKDHDLQGCDFIVLPGGFSYGDYLRSGAIARFSPIMKEIIEFANKGGYLMGICNGFQILVEANLLPGVLLHNDNRKFIGRNVYLKAQTQNSLITSQVELDKALKIPIAHGEGKYYADSETLKMINDNDQVLFRYCDENGLITPEANPNGAMENIAGVCNKNRNVFGMMPHPERAADPILSNQDGLSLFESILQTV, encoded by the coding sequence ATGAAATTTGGAGTTGTAGTTTTCCCGGGTTCCAATTGTGATCAGGATGCCATTAATCTATTAGGTAATGTATTAGGTCAGGAAGTTGTTACCCTCTGGCATAAAGATCATGATTTACAAGGATGCGACTTTATAGTGCTTCCTGGTGGTTTTTCATACGGCGATTATTTACGTTCTGGTGCTATTGCCCGCTTTTCGCCAATTATGAAAGAAATCATTGAGTTTGCTAATAAAGGCGGCTATTTGATGGGTATTTGCAATGGTTTTCAAATATTAGTTGAGGCCAACCTACTTCCTGGAGTTTTGTTACATAACGATAATCGCAAATTCATCGGTAGAAACGTTTATTTAAAAGCTCAAACACAAAATTCATTAATTACTTCACAAGTTGAGCTTGATAAAGCATTGAAAATTCCTATTGCCCATGGTGAAGGAAAGTACTATGCTGATTCAGAGACCTTGAAGATGATAAATGATAATGATCAAGTATTGTTCCGTTATTGTGATGAAAATGGCTTGATCACTCCAGAGGCAAATCCTAATGGAGCAATGGAAAATATTGCGGGGGTTTGTAATAAAAATCGTAATGTATTTGGAATGATGCCGCACCCTGAGCGTGCTGCTGACCCAATCTTGTCAAACCAAGATGGCTTGTCATTGTTCGAATCAATTTTACAGACAGTATAA
- a CDS encoding type III pantothenate kinase: MNLIIDIGNFRTKIAAFEDDKLIELLAIEDAPIDSIQQFIEKYKPEYSILSSVVINDEGIVRLLNQSTSFTQLSAQTPVPIKNKYDTPTTLGTDRLSAVCGAKCLYENSNVLVINGGTCVTYELLTAKNEYLGGGISPGLNMRFSALNTFTDKLPLISFDNEFDNLIGTSTQSSILTGVQNGLIAELEGIISRYEKQFEDLAVVLCGGDSKFFDSRLKNSIFAPKVNWQPNLVLYGLNAILKYQYA; the protein is encoded by the coding sequence ATGAATCTGATAATTGATATCGGAAATTTTAGGACTAAGATTGCTGCATTTGAAGACGATAAGCTGATTGAGCTTCTGGCGATAGAAGATGCTCCAATTGACAGTATTCAGCAGTTCATTGAAAAATATAAACCGGAATACTCAATTCTTTCATCGGTAGTTATTAATGATGAAGGAATTGTTCGTTTATTAAACCAAAGCACCAGTTTTACTCAATTAAGTGCTCAAACCCCTGTTCCTATAAAAAATAAATATGATACTCCTACAACTTTAGGTACTGACAGACTATCGGCTGTTTGTGGAGCAAAATGTTTATATGAAAATAGTAATGTGCTGGTAATCAATGGGGGGACTTGCGTTACTTATGAATTGCTGACTGCTAAGAATGAGTACCTGGGAGGAGGAATCTCTCCGGGGCTTAATATGCGTTTTTCAGCATTGAATACTTTTACCGATAAACTTCCGTTAATTAGTTTCGATAATGAGTTCGACAATTTGATCGGTACATCAACCCAAAGCTCTATACTTACAGGTGTTCAAAATGGATTGATTGCCGAACTGGAGGGCATTATTTCAAGATACGAAAAGCAATTTGAGGACCTTGCGGTGGTGCTTTGTGGCGGCGATTCAAAATTTTTTGACAGTCGTTTGAAAAATAGCATCTTTGCGCCCAAGGTAAATTGGCAGCCTAACTTGGTGTTGTACGGGTTAAATGCCATATTAAAATATCAGTATGCGTAA
- a CDS encoding OmpP1/FadL family transporter, giving the protein MRKFTKLLTLISLTFISANVFAQATTSSPYSAYGVGSLVPQTFALSKGMGNIAAGLRTPDNINLSNPASYSALVMTNIDLGMHGGINQLSTSSLKQNNYDYTLDHFAIGFPISRKMGGSIGIIPFSTSGYKVGSDTTFKNVDTVIGKNALSGDGGYSQVYMGGALQIVKNLSLGINVGYMFGTIKRSVSTELNDAYSYNSRTILSTSASGFLVKYGLQYTLVQSAEKRWTIGYSGSFKTKVNTKQDYVFDRYLTSSDGNASSVDTIASSQGIKGDFILPTTHSLGFTFNKGYKLLAGADFDYQQWTQYAVNGQNRNFKNMYGVRLGAQYTPDVYSVSSYMKRVDYRFGFNYYKSYLNLRGQDINEMNLTLGMGFPLSQQHFGGLLYTASKLNMGIQLGTRGTTTNGLVKEKYANLYLGFTLNDRWFIKRKFD; this is encoded by the coding sequence ATGCGTAAATTTACAAAGTTACTTACCTTAATTTCACTCACATTTATCAGTGCAAATGTTTTTGCACAGGCAACAACAAGTTCTCCTTATTCGGCTTATGGAGTTGGATCGTTGGTTCCACAAACATTTGCTTTGTCAAAAGGAATGGGAAACATAGCTGCAGGTTTACGTACTCCTGATAATATTAATCTCTCCAATCCTGCTTCTTATTCGGCATTGGTAATGACAAATATCGATTTAGGTATGCATGGTGGAATTAATCAGCTAAGCACATCGTCTCTTAAACAAAATAATTACGACTATACATTAGATCATTTTGCGATAGGCTTTCCGATTTCTCGCAAAATGGGAGGTTCTATTGGGATAATTCCTTTTTCTACCTCTGGGTATAAAGTGGGTAGTGACACTACTTTTAAGAATGTTGATACCGTAATCGGTAAAAATGCATTAAGTGGTGACGGCGGATACTCACAAGTATATATGGGCGGAGCTTTACAGATTGTAAAAAACCTTTCCTTAGGCATTAACGTGGGTTATATGTTCGGAACTATTAAACGTAGCGTTTCTACCGAACTTAATGACGCATATAGCTACAATAGCAGAACTATATTAAGTACGAGTGCAAGTGGATTTTTAGTGAAATATGGCTTACAATACACGCTAGTGCAGAGTGCTGAAAAGCGTTGGACTATTGGTTACTCTGGATCTTTTAAAACCAAGGTGAATACCAAACAAGATTATGTTTTTGATCGCTATTTAACTTCATCAGACGGAAATGCGAGTTCTGTTGACACGATTGCATCTTCTCAAGGTATAAAAGGCGATTTCATTTTACCGACAACACATAGCCTTGGATTTACTTTCAATAAAGGGTATAAACTGCTTGCTGGGGCTGATTTTGATTACCAACAGTGGACTCAATATGCTGTGAATGGTCAAAATCGTAATTTTAAGAATATGTACGGGGTGCGTTTAGGTGCTCAGTACACACCTGATGTTTATTCGGTTTCTAGTTATATGAAACGAGTTGATTATCGTTTCGGGTTTAATTACTATAAATCTTATCTTAACTTAAGAGGACAAGATATTAATGAGATGAACCTTACTTTAGGTATGGGTTTCCCATTATCTCAACAACATTTTGGAGGTTTGTTGTACACGGCTTCAAAACTGAATATGGGCATTCAGTTAGGAACTCGTGGTACCACTACCAATGGATTGGTTAAAGAAAAATACGCTAATTTGTATTTAGGCTTTACGCTGAATGACAGATGGTTTATAAAGCGTAAATTCGACTAA
- the lptC gene encoding LPS export ABC transporter periplasmic protein LptC encodes MKRARLIVMIGAGMAFTACENDLAKVNAISAKITEKSVETSKGVEMIYSDSAKVKARLTTPLLLQYKTEKPYDEMPKGLKVEFFAPNTSRVESTITARYGIRQPNERKIEVRDSVVVVNSKGDKLTSERLVWDEDKHIIYSDKFVKIISPDKIVQGYGFEAPEDLSVYKFKKLSGEVDLKQPTVPQQP; translated from the coding sequence TTGAAAAGAGCGAGGCTGATAGTAATGATTGGTGCCGGAATGGCATTTACTGCTTGCGAGAATGATCTTGCCAAAGTAAATGCTATTTCTGCAAAGATTACGGAAAAATCAGTCGAGACCAGCAAGGGTGTGGAGATGATTTACTCAGACTCGGCCAAGGTGAAGGCACGACTTACTACTCCTTTGCTTTTACAATACAAAACAGAAAAACCATACGACGAAATGCCCAAAGGGTTGAAAGTAGAATTCTTTGCTCCCAATACCTCTCGTGTAGAAAGCACTATAACGGCCCGTTACGGAATAAGGCAGCCCAATGAGCGTAAAATTGAAGTGCGTGATAGTGTTGTGGTGGTCAATAGTAAAGGAGATAAACTTACCTCCGAAAGGTTGGTTTGGGATGAGGATAAACATATCATCTATTCTGATAAATTTGTAAAAATTATATCTCCTGATAAGATTGTTCAGGGATACGGGTTTGAAGCCCCTGAAGATCTAAGTGTATACAAGTTTAAAAAATTAAGCGGCGAGGTTGATTTAAAGCAGCCAACAGTGCCGCAACAGCCTTAA
- a CDS encoding peptidylprolyl isomerase, which translates to MLMNFLRERAGFIIIGFIGLAIVAFIVSDMFKASSPFLQDGRNKVGVIAGEDVSYQDFNGKVEQNMEAMKQQMGGNVPPQMAGYAQEQAWNQMVQEIVFKKQTEKTGITVGGEELFDLIQGKNPDPQIRRIFANPQTGEFDPKSVVTFLKNMETNDPTGATKKQWLDFEKNLQSNRAIQKYINMVSGAMYATSLELTQLNAANTKLANARLVAVPYSTVPDAEIKVEDSEIEKYYNDNKYKYKQKQDQRTIEYVVMDVVPSKEDSLAAQKDIDKVAADFRTSTQDSLFYMANADTKMPLTFMKKAQLDAKLDTALFNAAVGTVYGPYFENGAYKVAKLLGVKNVPDSVKARHILIGAQKGGLTPAGAAKADSLKKLVQSGKASFADLAKANSDDPGSGAKGGDLGYFGRNMMVPQFEQAAFNGKPGDLVVVQTQFGTHLIEVQDQKNVSKAVQVAVVDRVFTPSQSSRQTAFAKANSFVAGIKEAKSFTEAAEKAKLAKRISDNLNATGSEIPGLESSREITRWAFNAEQNDVSNVFETGDKYVVAHLIQIRNKGYVPLEYVKSEIEIAVRQQKKAEKLTEKVKGAIAGAASIDAVAQKLGAPVQPLQGVSFGNPVLEGAGMEPKLYGSIFGSQAGKIGKPVVGEKSVYAFVVDSFTNPTPIADIKTFRRSVEMMQKQASAAGTFEALQDKAKIVDNRGKFY; encoded by the coding sequence ATGTTGATGAATTTCTTACGCGAGCGTGCAGGATTTATTATTATCGGGTTTATCGGACTCGCGATTGTGGCCTTCATTGTGAGTGATATGTTTAAAGCCTCAAGTCCTTTTTTACAAGATGGACGCAATAAAGTAGGTGTTATTGCTGGTGAAGATGTTTCTTACCAAGATTTTAATGGTAAGGTTGAACAAAACATGGAAGCCATGAAGCAGCAAATGGGCGGTAATGTTCCTCCTCAAATGGCTGGCTATGCGCAAGAACAAGCCTGGAATCAAATGGTTCAGGAAATTGTTTTCAAAAAGCAAACTGAAAAAACAGGAATTACTGTTGGTGGTGAAGAATTGTTCGATCTAATCCAAGGTAAAAATCCTGATCCTCAAATTCGCAGAATCTTTGCCAACCCGCAGACTGGTGAGTTTGACCCAAAATCTGTTGTTACTTTCCTTAAAAATATGGAAACTAACGATCCTACCGGCGCTACCAAGAAGCAATGGTTAGATTTTGAGAAAAACCTGCAAAGCAACCGTGCTATCCAGAAATACATCAACATGGTGAGTGGTGCGATGTACGCTACTTCATTAGAATTGACTCAACTTAATGCTGCTAATACAAAATTGGCTAATGCTCGTTTAGTTGCAGTGCCTTATTCAACTGTTCCTGATGCAGAAATTAAAGTTGAAGACAGCGAGATCGAGAAATACTACAACGATAACAAATACAAATACAAACAAAAGCAAGATCAGCGTACAATTGAGTACGTTGTAATGGATGTTGTGCCTTCAAAAGAAGATTCATTGGCAGCTCAAAAAGACATTGACAAGGTTGCTGCTGACTTCAGAACTTCTACTCAGGACTCATTGTTTTATATGGCTAACGCTGATACCAAAATGCCTTTAACTTTCATGAAAAAGGCACAATTGGACGCTAAATTAGATACAGCGTTATTTAATGCTGCAGTAGGAACTGTATATGGACCTTATTTTGAAAACGGTGCATATAAAGTGGCCAAATTATTAGGTGTTAAAAATGTGCCTGATTCGGTAAAAGCTCGTCATATTCTAATTGGTGCACAAAAAGGCGGTTTAACGCCAGCTGGTGCAGCTAAAGCTGATAGCTTGAAAAAATTAGTTCAAAGTGGTAAAGCTTCATTTGCTGATTTAGCTAAAGCCAACTCTGATGACCCAGGATCGGGTGCTAAGGGTGGCGATTTAGGTTATTTTGGTCGTAACATGATGGTTCCTCAGTTTGAACAGGCTGCATTTAATGGAAAGCCAGGTGACTTAGTGGTTGTTCAAACTCAATTCGGAACACACTTAATTGAAGTTCAGGATCAGAAAAACGTTTCAAAAGCAGTTCAAGTTGCCGTAGTTGATCGTGTTTTCACTCCGAGTCAAAGCTCACGTCAAACTGCTTTTGCTAAAGCAAATAGCTTTGTTGCAGGAATTAAAGAGGCTAAGAGCTTTACTGAGGCTGCCGAAAAAGCGAAACTTGCTAAACGCATTTCAGATAACTTAAATGCAACAGGTTCAGAAATTCCAGGTTTAGAGTCATCAAGAGAGATTACTCGTTGGGCATTTAATGCTGAGCAAAACGATGTTTCGAATGTTTTTGAAACCGGCGATAAGTATGTTGTTGCTCACTTAATTCAAATCAGAAATAAAGGATATGTGCCTTTAGAGTACGTAAAATCAGAGATTGAGATTGCTGTTCGTCAACAGAAAAAAGCTGAGAAATTAACAGAAAAAGTTAAAGGTGCAATTGCGGGAGCAGCTTCAATTGATGCTGTGGCTCAAAAGCTAGGAGCTCCTGTTCAGCCATTACAAGGTGTTAGCTTTGGAAATCCAGTTCTTGAAGGAGCAGGAATGGAGCCGAAATTATACGGATCGATTTTCGGTTCTCAAGCCGGTAAAATTGGTAAACCTGTTGTTGGCGAGAAATCAGTTTATGCGTTTGTTGTTGATAGCTTTACCAATCCAACTCCAATTGCTGACATTAAAACATTCCGTCGTTCGGTAGAAATGATGCAAAAACAAGCTTCTGCTGCCGGAACTTTTGAGGCTTTACAAGACAAAGCTAAAATTGTTGATAACCGCGGAAAATTCTATTAG
- a CDS encoding DUF2480 family protein, with amino-acid sequence MEIQEHIVNKVASSGLISFDLSAYYHNGERIEYDIKENLFHGLILREKDFREFVKDHDWAQYEGKNVAIICSADAIVPTWAYMLLATKLEPFVNRLVFGNLEVLETVLFRDALTKIDLEQYRDQRVVVKGCGDIPVPVSAYVEISALLRPIVKSIMYGEPCSTVPLYKRKD; translated from the coding sequence ATGGAAATACAGGAACACATCGTTAATAAAGTTGCAAGCAGTGGTTTGATCAGTTTTGATCTTTCGGCGTATTATCATAATGGAGAACGCATTGAATATGATATAAAAGAAAACTTGTTTCATGGGTTAATACTAAGGGAAAAGGATTTTAGAGAGTTTGTAAAAGATCATGACTGGGCACAATATGAAGGCAAGAACGTAGCAATCATCTGTTCCGCTGATGCTATTGTGCCTACGTGGGCCTATATGTTGTTGGCAACAAAATTGGAGCCGTTTGTAAATCGTTTAGTGTTTGGCAACCTTGAGGTGTTAGAAACCGTCTTGTTTAGAGACGCATTAACAAAAATTGATCTAGAACAGTACCGTGATCAACGTGTTGTAGTGAAAGGTTGTGGTGATATTCCGGTTCCTGTTTCGGCCTATGTTGAAATTTCGGCATTACTTCGTCCGATAGTTAAAAGCATTATGTACGGAGAACCTTGTTCGACAGTTCCCTTGTACAAAAGGAAAGACTAA
- a CDS encoding DUF3108 domain-containing protein, translating to MKTKHFILFILTLVVLPLDVLLAQGKYDLIPPPFQVGEELNYRFKYGFLNCAEGVMRVEESSKEFNSVKPFRLIAKGETKSAVALITKVRNRYDSYINPATLKPFLFTESVREGTYKRDSYASFDRKNKVVNSNKGSFPISDNTLDVLSILYYARALDLNQFSKGSKITIDFFLDDQTYPIAITYLGNEYIKTPFGKVECMKFSPDVAEGRVFRKNSKIYLWVTNDANRVPVRAEVEILIGSLRLDLIGFKNLKYPVGYTGTADTDRAGR from the coding sequence ATGAAAACTAAGCATTTTATCCTTTTTATTTTAACTCTTGTTGTATTACCCTTAGATGTTTTGCTGGCACAGGGGAAGTATGACCTTATCCCTCCTCCTTTTCAGGTAGGCGAAGAACTTAATTACAGGTTTAAGTATGGTTTTTTGAATTGTGCCGAAGGGGTAATGAGGGTAGAAGAATCCTCAAAAGAATTTAATAGTGTGAAGCCTTTTCGTTTAATAGCTAAAGGTGAAACTAAAAGTGCGGTTGCATTAATAACCAAGGTGCGTAATCGTTACGATTCTTATATAAATCCAGCAACGTTAAAGCCTTTTTTATTTACTGAGAGTGTTCGTGAAGGTACTTACAAAAGAGACAGCTACGCAAGTTTTGACCGGAAAAACAAAGTAGTCAATTCTAATAAAGGCTCTTTCCCTATTAGTGATAATACCCTTGATGTACTTTCCATACTTTATTATGCGCGTGCATTAGATTTGAATCAATTTTCAAAAGGCTCTAAGATTACTATTGATTTTTTTCTTGACGATCAAACTTATCCAATTGCCATTACTTATTTGGGAAATGAATATATAAAAACACCGTTCGGAAAGGTGGAATGCATGAAATTCTCTCCAGACGTAGCGGAGGGGCGCGTATTTCGGAAGAATAGTAAAATATATTTGTGGGTAACTAATGATGCCAATCGTGTTCCTGTTCGTGCAGAGGTTGAAATTTTAATCGGATCCCTTCGTCTGGATCTAATTGGATTTAAAAATCTTAAATATCCTGTAGGCTACACCGGTACTGCAGATACAGATAGAGCAGGCCGCTAA
- a CDS encoding DUF3109 family protein: MILVENSLVHEDLIKEEFVCNLNRCKGACCVMGNSGAPLEEEELKILEEIYPKVKPYLTEKGIAAIEKDGVYVKDFEDDYTTTCVDGDKECAYTIFENGIAFCGIEKAHREGIIEFKKPISCHLYPIRITKYPEFEVLNYDRWHICAAACEHGKALKVPVYQFLKDPLIRKYGQQWFKELEEQVAAM; the protein is encoded by the coding sequence ATGATTTTGGTAGAGAACTCCCTGGTGCATGAAGATTTAATAAAGGAAGAATTTGTTTGTAATCTTAACCGCTGTAAAGGAGCATGTTGTGTGATGGGGAATTCGGGTGCCCCTTTAGAAGAGGAGGAGTTGAAGATTTTGGAAGAAATCTACCCAAAGGTAAAGCCTTATCTGACGGAAAAGGGAATTGCCGCCATTGAAAAGGATGGTGTTTATGTAAAAGACTTTGAGGATGATTATACAACAACCTGTGTTGATGGAGACAAAGAATGTGCTTATACCATTTTTGAAAATGGCATAGCCTTTTGCGGAATTGAGAAGGCTCATCGTGAAGGTATAATCGAATTTAAAAAGCCTATTTCTTGCCATTTATACCCTATTAGGATTACTAAGTATCCAGAGTTTGAGGTTTTGAATTACGACCGGTGGCATATTTGTGCTGCAGCATGCGAACACGGCAAGGCTCTCAAGGTCCCTGTTTATCAATTTCTAAAAGATCCCCTGATTCGCAAGTATGGCCAGCAGTGGTTTAAAGAATTGGAAGAGCAGGTTGCTGCTATGTAG
- the rfbA gene encoding glucose-1-phosphate thymidylyltransferase RfbA, which translates to MKGIILAGGSGTRLHPLTLAMSKQLMPVYDKPMIYYPLSTLMLAGIKEILIISTPHDLPHFERLLGNGESLGCKFTYKVQEQPNGLAQAFVIGEEFIGDDDVALILGDNIFFADGLAELLQTCNKPDGGIVFAYHVSDPERYGVVEFDADHNVISIEEKPKHPKSNFAVPGLYFYNNEVVKIANEIKPSARGEYEITDVNNVYLQKGKLKVRTLHRGTAWLDTGTFASLMQAGQFVQVIEERQGLKIGCIEEVAYRMGFINAEQLNKIAEPLKKSGYGTYLHNLLNQQEVYL; encoded by the coding sequence GTGAAAGGAATTATTCTCGCAGGCGGTTCAGGAACTCGATTGCACCCGCTTACTTTGGCTATGAGCAAGCAGTTAATGCCTGTTTATGACAAACCTATGATTTATTATCCGCTTTCAACTTTAATGTTGGCAGGTATAAAGGAAATCTTAATTATCTCTACTCCACATGATTTACCTCATTTTGAAAGATTACTTGGAAACGGAGAATCATTAGGCTGTAAGTTCACATATAAGGTACAGGAGCAGCCAAATGGCCTGGCACAAGCTTTTGTTATTGGGGAAGAGTTTATTGGAGATGATGACGTGGCTCTAATCCTAGGAGATAATATCTTTTTTGCAGATGGATTAGCGGAGCTGCTCCAGACTTGTAATAAACCGGATGGCGGAATTGTATTTGCCTATCATGTTTCTGATCCTGAGCGTTACGGAGTGGTTGAATTTGATGCTGATCATAACGTTATATCGATCGAGGAAAAGCCTAAACACCCTAAATCGAATTTTGCAGTGCCTGGATTGTATTTCTACAATAACGAAGTTGTAAAGATTGCAAATGAAATTAAACCGTCGGCGCGTGGAGAGTACGAAATTACAGATGTAAATAATGTATATCTGCAAAAGGGTAAGCTTAAGGTAAGAACCCTCCATAGAGGAACAGCTTGGCTTGATACAGGTACTTTTGCCTCATTGATGCAAGCAGGTCAATTTGTACAGGTTATTGAAGAGCGTCAGGGCTTAAAAATCGGTTGCATTGAAGAGGTGGCATACCGAATGGGCTTTATCAATGCTGAGCAGCTAAATAAAATTGCTGAACCATTAAAGAAAAGTGGTTATGGTACTTATTTGCATAATTTGTTAAATCAACAAGAAGTTTACTTATAG
- a CDS encoding bifunctional phosphoglucose/phosphomannose isomerase, with amino-acid sequence MKHISQELKQFSKQIKFALDNYKPHGIDKSKLSNIIICGMGGSGIAGRIVKGYFNDKIDLPVEVVNDYNLPRYVGSKTLAIFCSYSGNTEETIAAYKVAQEKGCQIIVITCGGELQKMAEHYGHLVYNVEGGLQPRMALGSPLTYLFLVFFDLLGQYKNADIQKIAEFVVNSDDYIVQTSEIVARFEPSIRSKFVIITDTFFEGVATRFAQQIQENAKLEAFVHVLPEANHNVIESYYNKPETNFIFLNSRNNHRTNLRFAFVKELLNKFDASMMELLVKDNSLNTLFHIIYQLDWLSLQVADKTAAVSNQIANINALKDFLSKQ; translated from the coding sequence ATGAAACATATTAGCCAGGAATTAAAGCAGTTTTCGAAGCAAATTAAATTCGCACTTGATAATTACAAACCACATGGTATCGATAAAAGCAAATTATCTAACATAATAATCTGCGGTATGGGTGGTTCTGGAATTGCAGGTCGTATCGTTAAAGGGTATTTCAATGATAAAATTGACCTGCCTGTTGAAGTGGTTAATGATTATAACTTACCTCGTTATGTAGGTTCGAAAACACTGGCAATTTTCTGTTCATATTCTGGTAATACCGAAGAAACTATTGCTGCATATAAAGTTGCACAAGAAAAAGGTTGTCAGATAATTGTCATTACCTGTGGGGGTGAATTGCAAAAAATGGCTGAACATTATGGTCATTTAGTGTATAATGTAGAAGGAGGACTTCAGCCTCGTATGGCTTTGGGTAGCCCTTTGACTTATTTGTTCTTAGTGTTTTTTGATTTATTAGGTCAATATAAGAATGCCGATATTCAAAAAATTGCTGAGTTTGTAGTAAATAGCGATGATTACATTGTGCAAACTTCAGAAATTGTAGCTCGTTTTGAGCCTTCAATCAGAAGCAAGTTTGTAATCATTACCGATACATTCTTTGAAGGGGTTGCAACACGTTTTGCTCAGCAAATTCAAGAAAATGCTAAGTTGGAAGCCTTTGTTCATGTTTTACCGGAGGCTAATCATAATGTGATTGAAAGTTATTACAACAAGCCGGAAACCAACTTTATTTTCTTAAACAGCCGCAATAATCACCGTACTAACTTGCGTTTTGCTTTCGTTAAAGAATTGTTGAATAAGTTTGATGCTTCAATGATGGAATTATTAGTAAAAGATAATTCACTAAACACCTTATTCCACATTATTTATCAATTGGATTGGTTATCACTGCAAGTTGCAGATAAAACTGCTGCAGTTTCTAACCAAATAGCAAACATCAACGCGCTTAAAGATTTTTTAAGTAAACAATAA
- the gmd gene encoding GDP-mannose 4,6-dehydratase, producing the protein MKTALITGVTGQDGAYLAEFLLKKGYFVHGLKRRSSLFNTDRIDHLYQDPHEENLHFKLHYSDLTDSTNLIRIIQETQPDEIYNLAAMSHVKVSFDTPEYTANADGLGTLRILEAVRLLGLTEKTRVYQASTSELYGLVQAVPQSETTPFYPRSPYAVAKLYGYWITVNYREAYKMFACNGILFNHESPIRGETFVTRKITRAAAKIALGLQDKLYLGNLDAQRDWGHAKDYVEAMWLILQQEQPEDYVIATGVTTRVRDFVKLAFAELGIELEFSGKNENEKGVIIDVNQDRLKELGIDNSNLHLGTTVVKVDPKYYRPTEVDLLLGDPTKANEKLGWKPKYDLQGLVTDMVLSDLHLMKKDKYLADGGFKTLNYFE; encoded by the coding sequence TTGAAAACAGCCTTAATTACCGGGGTAACCGGACAGGATGGAGCTTACTTAGCGGAATTTTTGCTAAAAAAGGGCTACTTCGTTCATGGTCTTAAGAGGCGAAGCTCGCTATTCAATACAGATCGTATTGATCACTTGTACCAAGATCCGCATGAAGAGAACTTGCATTTCAAACTGCATTATAGCGACCTGACTGACTCCACCAACCTTATTCGTATAATTCAGGAAACTCAACCTGACGAAATTTACAATCTGGCAGCAATGAGCCACGTAAAGGTAAGTTTTGATACCCCTGAGTATACTGCTAATGCGGATGGATTGGGTACATTAAGGATTTTGGAAGCTGTTCGCTTGCTTGGATTAACTGAAAAAACAAGAGTTTACCAGGCTTCAACTTCAGAACTGTATGGCTTGGTACAGGCTGTTCCACAAAGTGAAACTACCCCGTTTTATCCACGTTCACCATATGCCGTAGCCAAACTTTATGGCTATTGGATTACGGTGAATTATCGTGAAGCCTATAAGATGTTCGCATGTAATGGCATTTTGTTTAATCACGAAAGCCCGATTAGAGGGGAAACTTTTGTTACTCGTAAAATTACCCGGGCAGCTGCCAAGATTGCCTTGGGATTGCAGGATAAGCTATACTTAGGGAACTTAGATGCACAACGTGATTGGGGACATGCTAAAGATTATGTTGAGGCAATGTGGTTGATTTTACAACAAGAACAACCGGAAGATTATGTAATTGCAACCGGTGTAACCACTCGCGTTCGTGACTTTGTTAAACTGGCATTTGCAGAGCTGGGAATTGAGTTGGAATTCAGCGGTAAAAATGAAAATGAGAAGGGAGTAATTATCGATGTAAATCAAGATCGCTTGAAAGAGCTTGGGATTGATAATTCAAACTTGCACTTAGGTACTACTGTAGTAAAAGTTGATCCTAAATATTACCGCCCAACGGAGGTTGATTTGTTATTAGGCGATCCAACTAAAGCCAACGAAAAATTAGGATGGAAGCCTAAATACGATCTTCAGGGATTAGTAACTGATATGGTACTGTCTGATCTTCATTTAATGAAGAAAGATAAGTATCTGGCTGATGGAGGATTTAAAACCCTGAATTATTTTGAATAG